In one Chiloscyllium punctatum isolate Juve2018m chromosome 47, sChiPun1.3, whole genome shotgun sequence genomic region, the following are encoded:
- the LOC140468523 gene encoding uncharacterized protein: MAALVADYSSSESEGETERGSGSGERAASLRTGSTESGLEAPPAEESGTEERCSDGGGSQERAEEGTSNTMKLPPPELEGGLSQTPGVFANPFAQERRQRLSLLEKHVRLTAGVRTEEAGGGSKICLAYRKDGRCRYGSNCKFAHDSDLPDYRPGPAGSPPQENGEVPLGKSGRKRPGLSATPTPPKRIVKNYWIQHAKEGPGLL, from the exons ATGGCGGCGCTAGTGGCGGATTACAGCTCGTccgagagcgagggggagactgAGCGCGGCAGCGGGAGCGGAGAGAGGGCGGCCAG TCTCAGGACTGGGAGCACCGAGTCCGGACTTGAGGCTCCACCGGCTGAAGAATCTGGGACAGAGGAGCGATGCAGTGATGGTGGTGGGTCCCAGGAGCGAGCAGAGGAGGGGACCTCGAATACCATGAAGCTCCCACCACCGGAGCTGGAGGGAGGCCTGAGCCAGACGCCTGGAGTCTTTGCTAATCCCTTCGCCCAGGAGCGGCGCCAGCGCCTGAGTCTGCTGGAGAAGCACGTGAGGCTGACAGCTGGCGTGCGCACGGAGGAAGCGGGTGGGGGCAGCAAGATCTGCCTGGCCTACCGCAAGGATGGCCGCTGCCGCTACGGCAGCAACTGCAAGTTCGCCCACGACAGTGACCTGCCAGACTACCGGCCTGGCCCCGCAGGCTCCCCACCCCAGGAGAACGGTGAGGTGCCTTTGGGCAAGAGTGGCAGAAAGAGGCCAGGTCTGAGtgcaactcccacccctcccaaGAGGATCGTGAAGAATTACTGGATCCAACACGCCAAGGAGGGGCCTGGCTTACTGTAG